Proteins found in one Opitutaceae bacterium genomic segment:
- a CDS encoding RsmB/NOP family class I SAM-dependent RNA methyltransferase, giving the protein MAIDQSPTRLSPWSLAVQLLARWIEENVRADTLLEQLPSEWSGKERARCQHLFLGALRHKGRIDALLRGWLQQAPRARLRAILWVAGYELIEGGEDGHAARVGHHAVEQTKTLASGAEARLVNAVVRKLGEALASQAAPGKFPSADALGDYFSHPQWLVARWLAQYGAVATRQLLEWNQSPSPIYGRWRELTPVPAEMSAALRATRWPGMLEVVPGHWGEVEQAVKQGRLYVQDPSTLNAVDLVGLQPGEDFLDACASPGGKCLALADRRGEGEGRLVALDLPGMRQERLKANAAKARGGRIIVVAGDIADPEAASLIDAGLPLSYDAVLLDVPCSNTGVMRHRVDVRWRLRPDDISKHARQQLSLLRAAARRVKAGGRLVYSTCSLDREENEAVVEAFLKESSRRFVLEKTAHSLPWESGCDGAGAFLLSRRTY; this is encoded by the coding sequence ATGGCCATTGATCAGTCGCCAACACGTCTTTCACCGTGGTCCCTTGCGGTGCAGTTGCTCGCCCGCTGGATCGAGGAGAATGTGCGCGCGGACACGCTCCTGGAGCAACTTCCCAGCGAGTGGTCCGGGAAGGAGCGCGCCCGGTGCCAGCATCTTTTCCTCGGTGCCTTGCGACACAAAGGCAGGATCGATGCCCTGCTTCGTGGGTGGCTTCAGCAGGCCCCGCGGGCCCGTCTTAGGGCAATCCTCTGGGTCGCCGGTTATGAGCTCATCGAAGGGGGTGAGGACGGTCATGCGGCGCGTGTGGGCCATCACGCCGTAGAGCAAACGAAGACGCTGGCGAGTGGTGCAGAGGCCCGTTTGGTCAACGCCGTTGTCCGGAAGCTGGGCGAGGCCCTGGCATCGCAGGCGGCTCCCGGCAAGTTCCCCTCCGCGGATGCCTTGGGCGATTACTTTTCCCACCCTCAGTGGCTCGTGGCGCGCTGGCTCGCCCAATATGGTGCGGTGGCAACCCGCCAGCTTCTGGAGTGGAACCAAAGCCCGTCCCCCATCTATGGGCGCTGGCGGGAACTGACTCCGGTGCCTGCTGAGATGTCGGCTGCGTTGCGCGCGACGCGCTGGCCGGGCATGCTTGAAGTGGTACCGGGACACTGGGGGGAGGTTGAGCAAGCGGTGAAACAGGGGCGTCTCTATGTCCAGGATCCTTCGACGTTGAATGCGGTGGATCTTGTCGGTTTGCAGCCCGGTGAGGATTTCCTGGACGCCTGTGCCTCGCCCGGCGGAAAGTGCCTGGCGTTGGCGGATCGTCGGGGCGAAGGGGAGGGCAGGCTGGTAGCGCTGGATTTGCCGGGCATGAGGCAGGAGAGGCTAAAAGCCAATGCTGCCAAAGCGCGAGGGGGCCGGATCATCGTGGTCGCAGGTGATATCGCGGATCCTGAGGCTGCGTCGCTGATCGATGCGGGCCTTCCCCTTTCCTATGACGCTGTCCTCTTGGACGTGCCGTGCTCGAACACCGGGGTGATGCGACATCGGGTGGATGTGCGCTGGCGACTCCGACCAGATGATATCTCCAAACACGCCCGCCAGCAGCTTTCGTTGCTGCGCGCCGCCGCCAGGCGCGTAAAGGCTGGAGGCAGGCTCGTGTACAGTACCTGCAGCCTTGATCGCGAGGAGAACGAAGCGGTGGTGGAGGCGTTTCTCAAGGAGTCGTCCCGACGCTTTGTGCTCGAAAAGACAGCGCACTCTCTCCCGTGGGAAAGCGGTTGCGACGGGGCAGGTGCGTTCCTGCTGTCACGCCGGACCTACTGA
- a CDS encoding M20/M25/M40 family metallo-hydrolase, producing the protein MSNTEAPVFLTELLHARSPSGYEFQAQAVYDRHVAPAADSYEKDSMGNRLATLNPAGDPTLMLAGHLDELGLIITYVNNDGYLYFDTIGGHDRIMIPGRRVIIQTAHGPIKGVTGKRAIHLMDEADRKKVPEIHDIWIDIGAKSKKDALARVSIGDVATYDHEFELIHGSIGAARAFDNKVGAYSVGETLIRLSRQRNALRAKVVSVGTTQEEIGVRGATTAGYAVAPHIALAVDVGHATDHPDCDNRKYGETKLGAGPIICRGPNINPKVYDRLLFCAKENGIPFQLEADPRPTGTDARAIQMGRGGVATGLISIPLRYMHTPSELVDLQDVENCVRLMVVFALSLEHGDYAHW; encoded by the coding sequence ATGTCGAATACAGAAGCCCCCGTGTTTCTCACCGAGTTGCTCCACGCGCGATCGCCTTCAGGCTATGAATTTCAGGCGCAGGCAGTTTACGACCGCCATGTCGCGCCCGCTGCGGACAGTTATGAGAAGGACTCCATGGGAAATCGTCTGGCGACGTTGAACCCCGCCGGCGACCCCACGCTGATGCTTGCGGGCCACCTGGATGAACTCGGGCTCATCATCACCTACGTCAACAACGATGGTTATCTTTATTTCGACACCATCGGCGGCCACGACCGTATCATGATCCCGGGTCGCCGGGTGATCATTCAGACGGCCCACGGCCCCATAAAGGGCGTCACCGGGAAACGCGCAATTCACTTGATGGACGAAGCGGATCGAAAGAAGGTCCCGGAGATTCACGACATCTGGATCGACATCGGAGCCAAATCGAAAAAGGACGCACTCGCGCGCGTCTCAATCGGAGATGTCGCCACTTACGACCACGAATTCGAGCTGATCCATGGAAGCATCGGCGCTGCGCGCGCCTTTGACAACAAAGTTGGCGCGTACTCGGTGGGCGAGACCCTGATCCGCCTCTCCCGTCAACGTAACGCGCTCCGCGCGAAGGTTGTCTCAGTGGGCACAACCCAAGAGGAGATCGGAGTGCGCGGAGCCACCACCGCAGGTTATGCTGTCGCTCCTCACATTGCGCTTGCTGTCGATGTGGGTCACGCCACCGACCATCCGGATTGCGACAACAGGAAGTACGGCGAGACCAAGCTGGGAGCCGGTCCCATCATCTGCCGCGGTCCCAACATCAACCCCAAGGTCTACGACCGTCTGCTCTTTTGCGCCAAGGAGAACGGCATCCCGTTCCAACTCGAAGCAGACCCACGGCCCACCGGCACGGATGCGCGCGCCATCCAAATGGGCCGCGGCGGTGTCGCCACGGGGCTGATTTCAATTCCCCTCAGGTATATGCACACGCCAAGCGAACTGGTCGATCTTCAGGACGTCGAGAATTGCGTCAGGCTCATGGTCGTCTTCGCTCTCTCGTTGGAACACGGCGACTACGCCCATTGGTAA
- the hisA gene encoding 1-(5-phosphoribosyl)-5-[(5-phosphoribosylamino)methylideneamino]imidazole-4-carboxamide isomerase encodes MTIYPAIDIKGGRCVRLTQGRADQETVYSENPAEVAAQFKRAGAIWVHVVDLDGAFSGESKNLSVVRSIASLGLKVQLGGGMRNRLSVERALGIGATRVVLGTKAAESPDFVAELVKVFGEKIAVGIDAKNGKVAVKGWVDTTATSALDLAKRMDSLGVRTIIYTDIGTDGMLTGPNLAAQEAMLKNVSCGVIASGGVANQSDIPALAALGRGHANLDGVIIGKAIYEKRVDVAKALADAL; translated from the coding sequence ATGACGATTTATCCAGCCATCGACATCAAGGGGGGGCGCTGTGTCCGACTCACGCAAGGGCGTGCGGACCAGGAGACGGTGTATTCCGAGAATCCGGCCGAGGTCGCCGCCCAGTTCAAACGGGCGGGTGCGATTTGGGTTCACGTGGTGGACCTTGACGGCGCCTTTTCGGGCGAGTCGAAAAACCTGAGCGTCGTGCGGTCCATTGCATCGCTTGGCCTCAAGGTCCAGCTAGGGGGTGGAATGCGAAATCGGCTTAGCGTCGAGCGTGCGCTGGGTATTGGCGCCACCCGGGTGGTGCTGGGCACAAAGGCCGCGGAGAGCCCCGATTTTGTCGCCGAACTGGTGAAGGTCTTCGGTGAGAAGATTGCCGTCGGCATTGATGCGAAGAACGGCAAGGTGGCCGTGAAGGGCTGGGTGGATACGACCGCCACAAGTGCCCTTGATCTGGCCAAGCGCATGGACTCGCTGGGCGTGCGGACGATCATCTACACGGATATTGGCACCGACGGCATGCTTACCGGCCCGAATCTGGCGGCGCAGGAGGCCATGCTCAAGAACGTGAGCTGCGGAGTGATCGCCTCGGGCGGTGTTGCCAATCAAAGCGATATCCCTGCGCTTGCAGCGTTGGGCCGCGGGCATGCAAACCTCGACGGCGTGATTATCGGCAAGGCGATCTACGAAAAACGCGTCGACGTGGCCAAGGCACTCGCCGACGCACTTTGA
- a CDS encoding response regulator, whose translation MANKILTVDDSKTVRIIVNKAFRPFDCQIVEAANGVEGLAVASKEQPNLILLDITMPVMDGVEMLTKLKADPALKTIPVIMLTAEGGRDQVLKIAKLGIRDYIVKPFKEDLLIEKVSKVLEIKEKDAGEKVRRTVFDALNLLVLDDKPAIVQQIQEGLKHTPWKITGVSATGEAIDTIGRTPFDLALVSLSLPEEGGFTFFRLLRQNPKTKLIPVLGLAVKTDAEAQQKAQQVGFTQVISKPIDMSDMETRIVRSLNLDTSLRYFSIREGALVFKLPEQITPFHLAEISQALKGKISEAVNSGIAAGILDLHEVKGMDMQAIKLVMQAMTLCKEVSLPVALVGNDRVKADCRSFEDTQAWKFADDEQTARASLLAPAS comes from the coding sequence ATGGCCAACAAGATTCTCACCGTCGACGACTCCAAAACCGTCCGTATCATCGTCAACAAGGCCTTCCGCCCGTTCGACTGCCAGATCGTCGAAGCGGCAAATGGAGTGGAGGGCCTCGCTGTCGCCTCCAAGGAACAGCCCAATCTCATCCTCCTCGACATCACCATGCCCGTCATGGATGGCGTCGAGATGCTCACCAAGCTCAAGGCCGATCCGGCGCTCAAGACAATCCCGGTGATCATGCTCACGGCGGAAGGCGGCCGCGACCAGGTGCTCAAAATCGCGAAGCTCGGCATCCGCGACTACATCGTTAAGCCTTTCAAGGAAGACCTCCTTATCGAGAAAGTCTCCAAGGTCCTTGAGATCAAGGAAAAAGACGCCGGTGAAAAGGTCCGCCGCACGGTGTTCGACGCCCTCAATCTCCTCGTCCTCGACGACAAGCCCGCCATCGTGCAGCAGATCCAGGAAGGCCTCAAGCACACGCCCTGGAAGATCACGGGCGTCAGCGCCACGGGCGAAGCGATCGACACCATCGGCCGCACTCCGTTCGACCTCGCACTCGTGTCGCTCAGCCTGCCCGAGGAAGGTGGTTTCACCTTCTTCCGACTGCTCCGTCAGAACCCGAAGACCAAGTTGATCCCCGTGCTCGGCCTGGCCGTGAAGACCGACGCGGAAGCCCAGCAGAAGGCACAACAGGTTGGTTTCACGCAAGTTATCTCCAAGCCCATCGACATGAGCGACATGGAGACCCGCATCGTGCGTAGTCTTAACTTGGATACATCCCTTCGCTATTTCTCCATCCGCGAGGGTGCGCTGGTCTTCAAACTGCCCGAGCAGATCACCCCGTTCCACTTGGCCGAAATCAGCCAGGCACTGAAGGGAAAGATCTCCGAAGCCGTCAACAGCGGCATCGCGGCCGGCATTCTCGACCTCCACGAGGTCAAGGGCATGGACATGCAAGCGATCAAGCTGGTGATGCAGGCAATGACCCTCTGCAAGGAGGTCTCACTGCCAGTCGCCCTGGTCGGCAACGACCGCGTAAAGGCGGACTGTCGGTCATTCGAGGATACGCAGGCTTGGAAGTTCGCAGACGACGAACAGACCGCGCGCGCCTCGCTCCTCGCACCTGCCTCCTAG
- a CDS encoding chemotaxis protein CheX: MNTIDAISNETFRETIDRAVKDVFRTMLAMQAAPDPGGPTQDQDGLPMQKSVLLRGKQVLGNVGFQGDLNGILGLCFDDSFANRITGKLLGMTENEVVEAGHEVANDTIGELTNMAAGAFKNQLADRGHPCKLTIPAIVRGEDLGFEPHQGAVRRVYRYTVDGSHVFIDFQIKETAS, from the coding sequence ATGAACACGATTGATGCTATTTCCAACGAGACATTCCGCGAGACCATAGACCGGGCGGTCAAGGACGTCTTTCGAACCATGCTCGCCATGCAGGCGGCTCCCGATCCAGGCGGACCTACACAGGACCAGGATGGTTTGCCCATGCAGAAATCAGTACTCCTCCGCGGAAAACAAGTGCTTGGCAACGTGGGTTTCCAAGGAGACTTGAACGGAATACTCGGGCTTTGTTTCGATGATTCGTTCGCAAACCGAATCACAGGGAAACTCCTAGGCATGACTGAAAACGAGGTCGTCGAGGCGGGCCATGAGGTCGCGAATGACACGATTGGCGAGCTCACCAACATGGCGGCAGGCGCTTTCAAGAACCAGCTCGCGGACCGGGGGCATCCCTGCAAGCTCACCATCCCGGCGATCGTCCGAGGCGAGGACCTCGGCTTCGAACCTCATCAAGGCGCCGTCAGGCGCGTTTACCGCTACACTGTCGATGGGAGCCACGTCTTCATCGATTTCCAAATCAAGGAGACAGCCTCTTAA
- a CDS encoding response regulator transcription factor — MRSAPKPLVLVVEDEEELAKLIAVHLEEAGMQTQVYNRATHALRFLQRNFANLLLLDVNLPDQSGFQLLEDLKKNDIAIPTIFLTGNALETSKVHGLELGGDDYITKPFSYAELVARIRAVLRRAESANDQNITKNAKVSDEPFELVGAKVNPVRLEIEFPNGTVTKVGRKELGILAYLHQNEGVVITRKALIHSVWGIHADVKSRSLDQYIVKVRDLFRTNGVSLDSFRTVHSVGYIFDPKGISAEGREQAPSGGV, encoded by the coding sequence ATGCGATCCGCACCCAAACCTTTGGTTCTCGTCGTCGAGGACGAAGAAGAACTCGCCAAGCTCATCGCCGTGCACTTGGAGGAAGCCGGCATGCAGACGCAGGTGTATAACCGCGCGACCCACGCCCTCCGCTTCCTCCAGCGCAACTTTGCCAACCTCCTGCTTCTCGATGTGAACTTGCCGGATCAATCCGGCTTCCAACTGCTTGAGGACTTGAAGAAGAACGATATCGCGATTCCCACGATTTTCCTCACGGGCAATGCCTTGGAAACCAGCAAGGTGCATGGCCTGGAGCTGGGTGGCGACGACTACATCACCAAGCCTTTCTCGTACGCCGAGCTCGTGGCGCGCATCCGCGCCGTGCTTCGCCGCGCCGAGTCCGCCAACGACCAAAATATCACCAAGAATGCGAAGGTCAGCGATGAACCCTTCGAACTTGTCGGCGCGAAGGTCAACCCCGTGCGCCTTGAGATTGAATTTCCTAACGGAACAGTGACCAAGGTGGGCCGCAAGGAGCTCGGCATCCTTGCCTACCTTCACCAAAACGAGGGTGTCGTGATCACCCGCAAGGCGTTGATCCATTCGGTTTGGGGCATCCATGCCGACGTGAAGAGCCGCTCTCTCGATCAGTACATCGTCAAGGTGCGCGACCTGTTCCGCACCAATGGGGTCAGCCTCGATTCCTTCCGCACGGTCCACAGTGTCGGCTACATCTTCGACCCGAAGGGCATTTCTGCGGAAGGCCGTGAGCAGGCACCGTCCGGCGGCGTCTGA
- the hisG gene encoding ATP phosphoribosyltransferase — MSANAPLLMLGLPKGSLEESTKNLFAKAGWNITTSSRSYKPAIDDPELDGRFVRAQEVSRYVEHGFFDCGLTGLDWIQENGSDVIEVCDLIYSRASVQKSRWVLCVPETSPVQKPEDLAGKRVATEMVGTVRKYFEKKGIPVHVEFSWGATEVKVPDLVDAIVDITETGSSLRANKLRIVDTLLYTNTKFIANKASWSNPAKRKKIETIALLLTGALEAGSKVGLKMNVPRASLETVVKTLPALRNPTISQLSSPDWVALETIIDEKVVREIIPQLKALGAEGIVEYPLNKVVY, encoded by the coding sequence GTGTCTGCAAATGCTCCTCTCCTGATGCTCGGCCTGCCGAAGGGTAGTCTCGAGGAATCGACCAAGAACCTGTTCGCCAAAGCTGGTTGGAATATCACCACCAGCTCCCGCTCCTACAAGCCAGCGATCGACGACCCGGAGCTCGACGGCCGGTTTGTGCGTGCACAAGAGGTAAGCCGCTATGTGGAGCATGGCTTTTTTGACTGCGGGTTGACCGGGTTGGACTGGATTCAGGAGAATGGGTCCGACGTGATCGAGGTGTGCGACCTCATCTACAGCCGGGCTTCGGTCCAAAAATCCCGTTGGGTGCTTTGCGTGCCCGAAACGTCCCCAGTGCAGAAACCCGAGGACCTTGCCGGCAAGCGCGTGGCCACCGAGATGGTGGGGACGGTCCGTAAATATTTTGAGAAAAAGGGCATTCCCGTGCACGTCGAGTTCTCGTGGGGAGCTACTGAAGTGAAGGTGCCCGACTTGGTGGATGCGATCGTTGACATCACGGAGACGGGCAGTTCCCTCCGGGCAAACAAGCTTCGGATCGTCGACACCCTGTTGTACACCAACACCAAATTCATCGCCAACAAGGCGAGTTGGTCAAATCCGGCAAAGCGCAAGAAGATCGAGACCATCGCGCTCCTTCTGACAGGCGCGCTTGAGGCCGGAAGCAAAGTGGGCCTGAAGATGAACGTTCCCCGAGCCTCCCTCGAAACCGTTGTCAAGACCCTGCCGGCCCTGCGGAACCCGACGATCTCCCAGCTCAGCAGCCCGGACTGGGTGGCGCTCGAAACCATCATCGACGAGAAAGTGGTCCGCGAAATCATCCCCCAGTTGAAAGCGCTCGGAGCCGAGGGTATCGTGGAGTATCCGCTGAACAAAGTTGTGTATTGA
- a CDS encoding carbon-nitrogen hydrolase — MRLVKLGLLQHACSPTPSENLATALRLAERAVADGAQIICTQELFASQYFCQAEDHKFFGLAESIPGPSTQAWQQFAARHGVVVVASLFEKRAAGLYHNTAVIIDADGSLLGVYRKMHIPDDPLYYEKFYFTPGDTGFKAWDTRFGRIGVLICWDQWYPEAARLTALRGAEILVYPTAIGWHPAEKAEYGARQHSAWKTIQRGHAVANGCYVAAINRIGQEAPSGGAGLEFWGQSFVAGTSGQVLAVAPVDHEVVLVVPVDLSEVDTTRTHWPFLRDRRIDAYGDLSKRFID, encoded by the coding sequence ATGCGCCTCGTAAAGCTCGGCCTTCTCCAACACGCCTGTTCCCCGACTCCGTCTGAGAACTTGGCGACCGCCTTGCGACTTGCTGAACGAGCGGTGGCGGATGGCGCGCAGATCATCTGCACGCAGGAGTTGTTCGCCTCGCAGTACTTTTGCCAGGCCGAAGACCACAAATTCTTCGGCCTTGCCGAGTCCATACCGGGGCCGTCAACCCAGGCCTGGCAGCAGTTTGCAGCCCGGCACGGGGTCGTGGTCGTGGCCTCGCTCTTCGAGAAACGGGCCGCGGGCCTCTACCACAACACGGCTGTCATCATTGATGCGGACGGGTCCCTCCTGGGCGTGTACCGCAAGATGCACATCCCGGATGATCCCCTTTACTACGAGAAGTTCTACTTCACGCCCGGGGACACTGGCTTCAAGGCGTGGGACACGCGGTTTGGACGCATCGGGGTGCTCATCTGTTGGGACCAGTGGTACCCGGAGGCGGCGCGCCTCACGGCACTCCGCGGTGCTGAGATCCTCGTCTATCCGACAGCCATCGGCTGGCACCCTGCCGAGAAGGCGGAATACGGGGCGAGACAACACTCTGCATGGAAGACGATCCAACGGGGGCATGCGGTGGCCAACGGCTGTTACGTGGCCGCGATCAACCGGATTGGCCAGGAAGCGCCCTCTGGAGGCGCCGGCTTGGAGTTTTGGGGCCAGAGCTTTGTGGCAGGCACCAGTGGTCAAGTGCTCGCGGTGGCCCCGGTGGATCACGAAGTCGTTCTCGTAGTGCCGGTCGATCTCAGTGAAGTGGACACCACCCGCACCCACTGGCCCTTTCTTCGCGATCGTCGCATCGATGCCTACGGCGACTTGAGCAAACGGTTTATTGACTGA
- a CDS encoding agmatine deiminase family protein — MARARTPSAAGFRMPAEWEPQEAVWFSWPHKKSTWPGKFRPIPGVFAGIVAAASRYQQVRINAAADLHEGIWKLLNRAGADLVRVTLFDHPTNDTWCRDHGPIFVRNDKTAEVALTDWQYNTWGNKYPPYDLDNAIPERISRALGLRRFDSKFVLEGGSIDVNGEGLLLTTESCLLNPNRNPTRTREEIEQELGVMLGISQVLWLGDGIAGDDTDGHIDDLSRFFKADGIVTVVESNSRDINYRPLKENLERLASLRTPTGGKFEVVELPMPRACYSGDFRLPASYANFLILNGAVLVPVFRQPKRDGEALERLAACFPGRDIVPIDCLDLVWGLGTLHCISQQQPA, encoded by the coding sequence ATGGCCCGCGCCCGCACACCTTCGGCGGCCGGTTTCCGCATGCCCGCGGAATGGGAGCCGCAGGAAGCCGTCTGGTTTTCCTGGCCGCATAAGAAGTCGACCTGGCCAGGAAAATTCCGCCCAATTCCCGGTGTCTTCGCGGGCATTGTCGCGGCGGCAAGTCGCTACCAGCAGGTCCGGATAAACGCGGCTGCAGACTTGCACGAGGGGATCTGGAAGCTGCTCAACCGCGCCGGAGCTGACCTGGTTCGCGTCACACTCTTTGATCACCCCACCAATGATACCTGGTGCCGCGATCACGGCCCTATCTTCGTGAGAAATGACAAGACGGCGGAGGTCGCGCTCACGGATTGGCAATACAACACGTGGGGAAACAAGTATCCCCCTTACGACCTCGACAATGCCATCCCGGAGAGGATCTCGCGCGCCCTTGGTCTACGCCGATTCGATAGCAAGTTTGTGCTCGAAGGGGGAAGCATCGACGTCAATGGGGAGGGCTTGCTGCTCACGACCGAGTCCTGTCTCCTCAACCCGAATCGGAACCCCACTCGCACGCGAGAAGAGATTGAACAGGAACTCGGGGTGATGCTTGGCATATCGCAGGTCCTATGGCTCGGCGACGGGATCGCTGGCGACGATACCGATGGCCATATCGACGACCTGAGTCGTTTTTTCAAGGCCGACGGCATCGTCACGGTCGTGGAATCGAACTCGCGGGATATCAACTATCGCCCGCTCAAGGAGAACCTGGAACGTCTTGCGTCGCTCAGGACCCCGACGGGAGGAAAATTCGAAGTGGTCGAGCTGCCCATGCCCCGCGCGTGTTACTCCGGCGACTTTCGCCTTCCAGCAAGTTACGCGAATTTTCTTATCCTAAACGGGGCGGTGCTCGTCCCCGTCTTTCGCCAACCGAAGCGCGATGGCGAGGCGCTTGAGCGCCTTGCGGCCTGTTTTCCGGGCCGGGATATTGTGCCGATTGACTGCCTTGACCTTGTCTGGGGATTGGGAACGCTCCATTGCATCTCCCAACAGCAACCCGCTTGA
- a CDS encoding ABC transporter permease, with the protein MRILATTVIAFRALRRNKLRSILTALGMIIGVGSVIAAVSLGNGAKAQIEAQVANMGQNMISIMPGSMTSGGMRTGWGFASTLTPEDADAIKREVAGAIAVSCEVRDRMQVLANGLNWNTQVQGQSTDFTSVRAWPVEEGDFFTEQDVRTAAKVCVIGKTVADQLFPGQDPVGQVLRARNIPLRVVGVMKAKGFNAMGQDQDDCIIVPYTTSMRRISKRDKLSGIIVQAVTAEAIPRVQRDIQDLLVQRRQGREPDFVVRNQIELAQVFTANSQTMTVLVASIAAVSLIVGGIGIMNIMLVSVTERTRDIGIRLAIGAHGRDILLQFLTEAVVLSAIGGLLGIAAGIGTAQGLTHFLGWPTSVSMPWVVGAFVFSAACGIFFGFYPARKAAQLDPIDALRFE; encoded by the coding sequence ATGCGCATTTTGGCCACGACTGTCATCGCCTTTCGCGCCCTTCGCCGCAACAAGCTGCGCTCCATTCTCACTGCCCTTGGAATGATCATCGGCGTCGGCTCCGTCATCGCCGCCGTGTCGCTCGGCAATGGCGCCAAAGCCCAGATTGAGGCCCAGGTGGCGAACATGGGTCAGAACATGATCAGCATCATGCCGGGAAGCATGACGTCTGGCGGCATGCGCACGGGCTGGGGGTTTGCAAGCACACTCACACCCGAGGATGCCGATGCGATCAAGCGCGAGGTCGCCGGCGCCATTGCGGTGAGTTGCGAGGTCCGCGATCGGATGCAGGTGCTCGCGAACGGGCTGAACTGGAACACCCAAGTCCAGGGGCAATCCACGGATTTCACCTCGGTGCGTGCGTGGCCCGTCGAGGAAGGGGATTTTTTCACGGAACAGGATGTGCGCACGGCAGCAAAGGTCTGCGTCATCGGCAAGACGGTCGCGGATCAACTGTTCCCCGGGCAGGATCCGGTGGGTCAGGTGCTGCGCGCACGCAACATCCCGCTGCGCGTGGTCGGAGTGATGAAAGCCAAGGGTTTCAACGCAATGGGCCAGGATCAGGACGACTGCATCATCGTACCGTACACCACTTCGATGCGGCGGATTTCAAAGCGCGACAAACTCTCGGGCATCATCGTGCAGGCGGTCACGGCCGAAGCGATTCCCAGGGTTCAGCGCGACATCCAGGACCTGCTCGTCCAGCGCCGACAAGGCCGCGAACCCGACTTTGTCGTACGCAACCAGATTGAGCTCGCACAGGTGTTTACCGCGAATTCCCAAACGATGACCGTTCTTGTCGCCTCAATCGCTGCAGTCTCCCTCATCGTCGGCGGCATCGGCATCATGAACATCATGCTCGTGAGCGTGACGGAACGGACTCGCGACATCGGCATCCGTCTGGCAATTGGGGCGCATGGGCGCGACATCCTGCTCCAATTCCTCACTGAAGCCGTGGTACTAAGCGCGATCGGAGGACTCCTGGGAATTGCTGCAGGCATCGGCACTGCCCAGGGCCTCACTCATTTCCTCGGCTGGCCAACAAGCGTCTCCATGCCATGGGTGGTGGGTGCGTTTGTCTTCAGTGCCGCCTGTGGGATCTTCTTTGGTTTCTACCCGGCGCGAAAAGCTGCGCAGCTCGATCCGATCGATGCGCTCAGGTTTGAGTAG